The DNA window TTCCGATACTCGGATGCGATCTTTAAAATCTGTCTCACTTCACCGGCCGGCAAGGATCCCCGCACGGGTAATCCGGCCGCTTCACCAGCAATGGCGGTGAGTAGGGTTACCAATCCCCGGAGATCCTCGAGATGCACCATTTCGGGGGCGAGCCTGGTCCGGCTCATATTATGGTAATGTCGCAGGGGTAGGGCGAAGGCGCCGGTTCGGGCGCCGAGCAAACCGAAGGCCGTGGCCTCGCACGCCCCGCCATCCATGAGGCACCGCTGGAACTTGAAGCGGCGGTCTGAGGCAGAGAGAGATTCGGCGGTTTTGTGCAAAAAATGGGCGACACCGGGATCGTAAAGGGTCATCCGGTCGCCGACCCGGAGAACCGGTCCCCGGCCCTGTAAGGCCCGTGGAAGTTCCTTGCTGGTCTCCATAACTATGATGAGAGCTTCCCGCGGCAGAAGGTCGCTGAGGGCGAGAGTGGTGGCGCCGGCGAAGCCGACTTCTTCCGCCCGGGTGAAGATCGCGCGGACAGGCGCCCGCCGCTTCAGTTTGGCGATAGCATCCATGGCGAGGGTGATCGCGACGCAACCCATGAGGTCGTCCGCCGCGCGGGCGAAAAGATGATTCCCAACCCGCCGGAAGGAGGGAAGATCCCAACAGCCGATTTCACCCGCATGCACCGCTTCATCGAAGAGAACCCTGATCGAGGCGACACGGCCTCTTTCATTCAAGCTCTTCGAAGTTATCCGTCCTCGGATGCTCTTGACTTTCCGCCCCGCCGACCAGCGTTCGATCCTGACGATAGCCCCGTCGAAATAATCGGGGAGAACACCGCCGAACCACCGGCACCGGGCCCGGCGGCCGCGAACGGATTCCACAACAAAACCCGGATGATCCATATGCGCCGTCAAGATGAGGGTTCTCCCTTTGGTGCGGCCCGGAGCGGGTCCCACATGCAGATTCCCCCACTCATCAATCCGGCGGGGGAGTCCGATCTCTGCAGCCCAGGCCAGCAGGACTTGAGCCACACCCTCTTCATAAAAGGAGGTGGTGGGGGGCGAACAGATGCGCCGCGCCCTCTCAATAATGTTGGATGTCGTACAGATCATCAGACGGCCTCACTTTTGTTGTTCGCATTGCTTACGGGCGCCGCGCCTCATCTTCTATCCTGTGTGACGGCGCCACGTTCCCACTTCAGCGGGAACCGTTAATTTTGTACACCGTATAAAACCTCGAGTCCACCTTTCTGAAGCGGTGTAACTTCCTGAGTTTCAAAGTGACAGAGGATTTGGAGCATATGTTGGAGTTGAGTTGTAATGCATAGATTTGGTATCATTACAGTGTAGGTGGAAGAAGTCTCATCAAAGATAGGGTAAGGCGAAGATATGAATAAAGAGCTCGTGGCACTCATCTCTCTCCTCGGAGATGACGATCCCAAAATCCTAAGCATGGTGTGGGGACACCTGCTGAAGGTGAGTGACAGCGCTTTGCCTTTGCTAGAGGCGGCTTCAGAAGATCCTGATCCGAAGATCCGGATCAGAGCCCGGTATGCCGTGGCGAGGATCCGTCTCGATTTGCTCGAACAGCAATTCCAAAAACTGGCATCACAGGATGATGCCGTCTTTAATTTTGAAGAGGCCCTCTGTGTGATGGCTCGGATCGAGTATCCCCGTGTCCGCCCGTCGCAGATCAAACGCAAACTCGATCTTATCGCCGAGGCGATTCAACCGGCCTTGGCGGAAGCACAGAGTCCCCGCGAGGAGATCCTCGCCGTCAATACGCATCTTTTTGATAAACTTAATTTCACGGGGAACACGAGCGACTATTACGATCCGGACAATAATTTTATCAATATGGTTCTTAAGAGGCGGACCGGGATTCCGATCTCTCTTTCCGCCTTGTACGTTCTCATCGGGGAACGTCTAGGACTGCCTATCAGGGGTGTCGGCCTCCCGGGTCACTTCCTCGCTAAATATGACACACCCCAGATGGAGATTTATCTCGATCCATTCAACCGGGGGCGTTTGCTCACGAAAAGGGATTGTGCGCAGATATTGTCAAAGGCGGGGTATTACTTTAAAGAGGATTATATCTCCGTCGCTTCATCCCGGGATATTATCATCCGGATGCTGCGCAACCTCGTCATCAGTTATTCCAAGCGGCAGGAGAAGACACGCATCCGGCGCCTCACCCAATATATGGAGATTCTCCAGAGCCGGGAGAAGACCCGCTGATCCGCCCGTTTGCGATTTAGCGCTCCAAAACCCGCTCTTTCAGATCGAGCCCCCGCTTCCTGAGTTCCGCCAGCATCCGCACGGCATCCACATCAATTTCCTGTTTTAGAACCCCGGGTCCCGGGATAACGCCGCTTCCCAGCATGAGGGCTTCCACCGTTACCGGGAAAGCGGTGCATCGTTGCATCGATGTCAAACCGGAGGCGGCGTCATAAAGATCGTGGAGTTCAAACACGCGGGTCCGTGCCGGTTCGCCCTTGATCCCGCCCCGGCGTGAGCCTACCCGAAGCAGGATCCTGTCGGGAACGGGCGTCCCGCCGATCTTTTCAGTCAATAAGCGGGCCATCACATCCCGAAGCGGGATTTCGGAAGGCTCACCGCCGGCCGGCGGGGCGATCGAAAGCGATCTGTCATCCAGCAATCCCAAGTCACGGAGCAGGCGAAGCTGAGCGAAGTGCCCTTTGTAGCGGATTGTCTTGTAGGTCAAATCTTGGATCCGGCCTTCGAATGTAAAAGGAAGGGTGGAAGTGGCGCCGCTGGTGAGAGCCGCTTCCAACTCTTCCAGACCATCGAATGTTATAGACTCTTCTTCTTCCAATGCCGGCCGGCGCGTGATCCGGCCGTTCCGGAGCATGATGGAATCGCCGGAATACTCATTTAACAATCCATAGGGCGAGAAGGTGATCCGATATCCGAGCGGGGGGAAGGGTTCTTGAGGGAGGCCGCCCACCCGCATCCAGACCTCGGCGGCCCTTTCCTCCCGAATCAAGAATCCGGCAAGAACGCCGACCAGACCGGGGGCAAGCCCCCCGTCGGGCAGGATAGAGACGCCGGCGCTGCGAGCCTCGGCGTCCAGGGCGTGCTGGGCCATCACCACATCGGTGTTGCCGCCCATATCCACCAGATGAGAACCACCCTCGATGGCCGCACGCGTCAATCCCTCGTTGTAAAAATAGGGAACGGCACTGACGGCGACATCATAGTCCTTCAAGAAGGCGGTGCAGGCGGCGGGATTGGAGATGTCAATGATGGCGGCCTTGATATCGCGGGTCCACGCAAGCGATCTGAGGGCCGCCACAGCCTCCGCCGACTTATCGGCGACGCCGAGATGCGTGATGTTTTGTTGCCGCGCAAAGTCCCACAAACAGGCTGTCCCTTGAAAACCGGCCCCCACGACACAGACCTTCATGATCACCCCTTTTCTTTATCAACCTGCTTTATGATCCAGCCCGTCATTGGACCGCGCCCCTTGTCGGCTCCGACCGGAAAGCCCAAAGGTAGGCCCATGAAGACCTGATGGCAAGATGTCGCGTTGGACCCTTCCCGCGCGCTCTGTTAGCATGACGCCGGGATGGGACGTTTTTTGAGGAGGAAAGGCATGAAGACGATTATTGAACCCTTCAAGATCAAATCAGTGGAGCCGATCCGGATGACAACTCGCGAAGAGCGGGAAAGGATCCTGCGCGAGGCGGGCTATAATCTCTTTCAGGTGAGGGCGGATGATGTATTAATCGATCTCCTCACCGACAGCGGCACCAACAGCATGTCGGCGGAGCAGTGGGCCGCCATCATGCGCGGGGACGAATCCTACGCCGGGAGCCGTTCCTTCTTCGAATTCGAAGAGGTTGTTCGTTCCATTACCGGATTTAAGCATATTATCCCCACCCATCAAGGCCGGGCCGCCGAGAAGATCATCTTCACCGTTTTACACCGCGAGGGCGCCGTTTATTTGGGGAATACACATTTTGACACGACGCGCGCCAATATCGAGTTTACAGGGGCTACCGCCAAGGATCTGCCGATCCCCGAGGCTTTGGTGCCGTCAGTGCGGCATCCCTTCAAAGGGAATATCGATCTCAAGCGATTGGAAGAGGAACTCAAGGCGGCCGGCGGCCATGTGCGGGCGGTCATCATGACCGTCACAAATAACTCAGGCGGCGGGCAGCCGGTCTCGATGACGAATTTAAAAGAAGCCCGGCGACTGGCGCACGCGCATGATGCGATCTTCCTTCTCGATTCCTGCCGGTTCGCCGAGAACGCCTACTTTATCAAACACCGCGAAGAGGGATATGCATTAAAATCGATTAAGGAAATCGCGCAGGAAATGTTCTCTCTCGCCGACGTTTCCACGATGAGCGCCAAGAAAGACGGATTGGCGAATATCGGAGGCTTCCTCGGACTCCATGATGATCAATTCGCGCAAGAAGCGCGGAATCTTCTTATACTGACCGAGGGTTTCCCGACTTATGGCGGTTTAGCGGGACGAGACCTGTCGGCCATCGCGCAGGGGTTGCGCGAGGTCTTGGATGAGGATTATCTGCGGTACCGGGTACGCTCCGTGGAGTACCTCGGCGATAAATTGGATGCCGCCGGCGTCCCGCTGATCCTTCCGACCGGGGGGCACGCCGTTTATCTCGATGCCGGTGCATTCCTCGATCATCTGCCGCGGGATCAATTCCCCGGATGGGTTCTCGCTAATGAACTCTATTTGGAGGGTGGGGTTCGCGGTGTGGAGATCGGCACCGTCATGTTCGGAAAAACCGATCCTAAGACGGGTGGTCAATCGAAACCACCGATGGAGTTGGTGCGTCTGGCGATTCCCCGCCGGGTCTATACTCAAAGCCACATCGATTTCCTGACCGAGGTCATCCTCAACGTTTGGGAGCGCCGGCATGAATTCAAGGGATTGCGTCTGACCTATGAGGCGCCTTTCCTGAGACACTTTACAGCAAGGTTTGAATCCTTATGAATTATCTTGAAATCGAACGGGTCGAAGAGCTGCTCGCCGGATTTTCCGGCAAGAAGATGCTTGTCCTTGGGGATTCGATGTTGGATCGCTATCTCTGGGGGGAGGCGTCGCGCATTTCCCCGGAAGCGCCCGTCCCCATTGTGGAGACACACCGACAAACTCACCGTTTGGGTGGGGCCGCCAATGTTGCCCGGAATATCGCCATACTGGGAGGAGAAGCGGTCTTGGTCTCGATACGGGGCGCCGACCCCGAGGGGGATCTTCTGCTCTCGGAGTTGCAGAGCGCCGGCCTCTCCACCGATGGGATCGTGGTCGATCCCGAGAGGGTGACGACCTTGAAAACACGGGTAGTGGCGCGGCATCAGCAGATTCTGCGGGCTGACCGCGAGAGTCGCGAAGAGATCCATGGGGCCGTATTGGAAACCGTTCTGACAGCGATCAAAAAGGCGATGAAGGGCGTCGCCGGGATCATTTTCTCCGATTATGGAAAGGGGTTTATCACCGCCTCCCTTCTCAATGAACTTCTTCCTAAATGGCGGGAGAAGGGGATTCCCATCTGTGTCGATCCCAAGGAGAGGCATTTCATGGCCTACCGGCGGGTCACCGTGATCAAACCGAATCAATTGGAAGCCGGAACCGTTTATGGGCGGCGGATTTCGAATCTCCAGACGCTGGAAGAGGTGGGCCTCGGTCTTTTCCGCCATCTGCAGCCCGAGGCGATTCTGATCACTCGGGGTGAAGATGGGATGAGCCTCTTTACAAAGGATGACCGGGTTCAACATTTTCCGACCGTGGGGAAAGAGGTGTTTGATGTCACCGGTGCCGGGGATACCGTTATCGCCTCCCTGGCGATTTCGCTGGCCGCCGGGGCGACCCTGCCGGAGGCGGTGGTGATCTCGAACCACGCGGCGGGACGCGTGATCCGCGAAGTCGGCACCGCCGTCGTGCGGAGGGAAGAGATCCTTCGATCCTTCAATAACCGCTTGGCCGGAAAGGGGACCGAGAGTGGCTGAGGCCGTCAACAGGCCGGGTTCATCCGCCAAGGTCATGGACTGGGATGAAGCCGCCGCCTGGGCGCGGGGAATCCGCGATCAAAATCTCACTCTGGTCTTCACGAACGGGTGCTTTGATCTTCTGCACCTGGGACATATCCATCTGCTGGAGCGGGCCGCTTCATTCGGTGACCGGCTCATTGTCGGTTTGAATACCGACGCCTCGGTCCGGCGCCTCAAGGGGCCTCAAAGACCGCTGACCGCCGAGCGGGACCGTGCCCGGATCCTGATCGCCTTGCGCCCTGTTGACGGGGTCGTCCTTTTTGACGAGGATACCCCGTTGAAGCTGATCCAGACCCTGAGACCCGCTGTGCTGGTCAAAGGAGGCGATTACCGGCCGGAAACCGTTGTCGGCCGCGATGATGTCGTGGGATGGGGGGGGCGTGTCGAGATTGTCCCGACGCTGGAGGGCTACTCGACGACCCGCTTGTCAGGGGCCGGCTGGAAGGAAAATGAGGGGAACAGCCCTTCTTGACGGGCACTGTAAGCACTGGTAACGTCAAGCTTTCTGTGCAGAAAATTCTCACCCAATGTGGCCGATGTTGCACCCGATCGGGGCACGATCCAAGATGTCACATGCATTTCTAAAGGAGGCAGTGGAGAAGTGAAACGCAGGGTTGTCATTATGGGAGCGGGAGGGCGTGATTTTCACAACTTCAACGCTGTCTACCGAAACGATTCAGAGACCGAAATCGTCGCCATCACGGCGACTCAAATCCCCTATATCTCCGGCAGGACTTATCCCCCCTCTTTGGCCGGTCCAAATTATCCCGAAGGGATTCCGATTATTGAAGAGGAGGATCTTCCGGAACTCCTCGATAAGGAGCAAATCGACGAGGTGGTCTTCGCCTATAGCGATGTCTCCAATCAAACCATCATGACCAAGGCCCATCAGATCCTGGCGATGGGGCCCGATTTCAAGCTGATGGGTCCAAAGGCCACGATGCTCCCCTCCACCAAACCGGTGATCGCGGTTGTGGCGGTGCGGACCGGGTGTGGAAAGAGCCCGGTGAGCCGCCAGGTGACGGCGCATCTGAAGAGCCGTGGTGTCCGGACGGTCGCCATCCGGCATCCGATGCCTTACGGCGATCTCGAAAAACAGGGCGTTCAAAGATTCGCCACCCTCGATGATCTCGTGAAGCATGCGTGCACGATTGAGGAGATGGAAGAGTACGAACCGCATATTGAGAACGGTACGATTGTCATGGCCGGCGTCGATTACGGACTCATCCTGAAAGCGGCGGAGAAGGAAGCCGATGTCGTTCTTTGGGACGGCGGGAACAACGACCTTTCATTTTACAAACCCGATCTGACGATCTGCGTCGTCGATCCGCTGCGCCCCGGCCACGAAACAGCATATTACCCGGGCCACACAAATTTCATTCTGGCCGATGTGATTGTTATAAATAAGGTCGATGCCGCCTGTCTTGAGAATGTACAAGCTCTGCATGCGGCCATCCAGAAGTGGAATCCCACGGCGACGGTGGTGGAGATGGCCAGCCCGTTGACCGTGGAAGATCCCAAGATGATCACGGGCAAAAGGGTTCTCTGTGTCGAGGATGGACCCACCTTGACCCACGGCGAGATGAAGATCGGCGCCGGTGTTGTGGCGGCGATGAAGTTCGGAGCGGCTGAGATCGTCGATCCCAGGCCTTATCTCGTTGGGGAGTTGCAGAAAACGTTTGATAAATATCCAGGAATTGGATGCCTCCTTCCCGCGATGGGTTATGGGGAAGGCCAGGTGAAGGATTTGGAAACAACCATCAATGCGGTGGACTGCGATGTTGTACTGGCGGCGACGCCTGTTGATATCCGCAGGATTCTCAAAATCAACAAACCGGCCCTCCGGGTCAGGTATGAGGCCCAATCGATCGGGCAGCCGGATCTTGCCGGAATTCTCGATGAATTCCTTTCCAAGGCGGGGGTGCGGTAATCCAGTTGAATCTACAGGGATAGGCAGGTTGGGGAGGTAAGAGGGTGAACCTTCACGAATATCAGGCGAAGGAAATCTTCTCCAAATTCGGCATTACCGTGAAGGGCGGCGAGCTCGTTCGGTCTCCGGAAGAGGCCGCCGCCGCGGCGGAGCGAATGGGGGGGATGGTTGTTGTTAAAGCGCAGGTCCATTCCGGCGGCCGCGGCAAGGCCGGAGGGATCAAGCTGGCCAAGACGCCCAAAGAGGCCCGGGCCGCCGCCGCAGCGATTCTTGGGCTTGATATCCGGGGGCATGAAGTTAAAAAGGTTTTTGTCACACCGGCGGCTGATATCGATCATGAGTACTACCTCGGTATTGTGCTGGACCGCGCGAAAGGACTGCCCCTGATCATGGTGAGCCGTGAGGGGGGCGTTGACATCGAGACAGTGGCGAAGGAACGGCCGGATCAATTGAAAAAATTTCACTTCCATCCGAGTGTCGGTCTCCGTTCCTACGATGCCCGATGGCTGGCCGGAGGGATCGAAAGCGATCCGGCGGGGCGTAAGTCCATCGCCGCGATTTTAACAAAACTTGCCAAGTGCTATGTCGACTGCGACGCCTCCTTGACGGAGATTAATCCGCTGGTCAGGTTAAAAGATGGCTCTTTCCTGGCCCTTGACGCGAAGATGACGCTGGATGACAGCGGTCTCTTCAAACATCCGGATCTTGCTGAGCTTCGTGACATGGATGAGGAAGACAAGGATGAAGATCGCGCCCGGCGCGACGGTCTTTCCTTTATCCGTCTCGAGGGAAATATTGGCTGCATCGTGAACGGCGCGGGTTTGGCGATGGCGACAATGGACCTGGTAAAACATTTCGGCGGAGAACCGGCGAACTTTCTGGACATCGGCGGATCCTCCAATCCCGATAAGGTGGTGACCGCGCTGGATATCATCACAAAGGATCCCAGTGTCAAAGTTATCCTCTTTAACATTTTTGGTGGGATAACCCGGTGCGATGATGTCGCGAAGGGTCTTGCCAAAGCGCTTGAAATAAAACCGGTGGCCTTGCCTATCGTCATTCGTCTCACGGGTACGAATGAGGCTGAAGCACGCGAGTTCCTGAAGAAGGTCAGCGGAGTGGAGGCGCAGGGAACCATGGAAGATGCTGTTCGGCGTGCTGTTGAGCTGACAAACGCCGGCGGGGGGGCGCAGCGGTGAGTATCCTAATTGATAAATCCACAAAAGTGGTTGTGCAAGGTATCACAGGGCGCGATGGATCGTTTCATGCAAAGGCGATGAAGGCGTATGGAACCCATGTCGTGGCTGGAGTGACCCCAGGGAAGGGTGGACAGTCCCTTGATGGGATCCCGGTTTTTGAGACGGTGCGCGAAGCGGTGGAGCAGACCGGAGCCAACGCCTCGGGCATTTTTGTTCCCCCAGGGTTCGCCCCCGACGCTGTCCGGGAGGCGATCGACGCCGGTATCAAGCTGGTCGTCGTGGTGACCGAGGGTGTGCCGGCGCTCGAAATGTGCGCGGTTCATGAAGAGGTTCGCGCCAAGGGCGCCCGGGTTGTCGGCCCCAACAGCCCCGGATTGATCAGTCCGGGAAAGTGTAAGCTTGGGATTATGCCGGCGGAGATTCACAGACCGGGCCCGGTCGGCGTTGTTTCACGCAGCGGCACCCTGACCTATGAGATGGTCGACCAATTGACAAAGAGCGGTTTGGGACAGACCACCTGTCTGGGCATCGGCGGTGATCCTGTCATCGGAACGACCTTCATGGACGCTTTGATGATGTTCAAAGATGACCCGGAGACCAAGGGCGTCGTCCTCCTTGGTGAAATCGGCGGCACGGCCGAAGAAGAAGCGGCGGTTTA is part of the Candidatus Eisenbacteria bacterium genome and encodes:
- a CDS encoding transglutaminase-like domain-containing protein, with protein sequence MNKELVALISLLGDDDPKILSMVWGHLLKVSDSALPLLEAASEDPDPKIRIRARYAVARIRLDLLEQQFQKLASQDDAVFNFEEALCVMARIEYPRVRPSQIKRKLDLIAEAIQPALAEAQSPREEILAVNTHLFDKLNFTGNTSDYYDPDNNFINMVLKRRTGIPISLSALYVLIGERLGLPIRGVGLPGHFLAKYDTPQMEIYLDPFNRGRLLTKRDCAQILSKAGYYFKEDYISVASSRDIIIRMLRNLVISYSKRQEKTRIRRLTQYMEILQSREKTR
- a CDS encoding saccharopine dehydrogenase NADP-binding domain-containing protein; translated protein: MKVCVVGAGFQGTACLWDFARQQNITHLGVADKSAEAVAALRSLAWTRDIKAAIIDISNPAACTAFLKDYDVAVSAVPYFYNEGLTRAAIEGGSHLVDMGGNTDVVMAQHALDAEARSAGVSILPDGGLAPGLVGVLAGFLIREERAAEVWMRVGGLPQEPFPPLGYRITFSPYGLLNEYSGDSIMLRNGRITRRPALEEEESITFDGLEELEAALTSGATSTLPFTFEGRIQDLTYKTIRYKGHFAQLRLLRDLGLLDDRSLSIAPPAGGEPSEIPLRDVMARLLTEKIGGTPVPDRILLRVGSRRGGIKGEPARTRVFELHDLYDAASGLTSMQRCTAFPVTVEALMLGSGVIPGPGVLKQEIDVDAVRMLAELRKRGLDLKERVLER
- a CDS encoding tryptophanase; the encoded protein is MKTIIEPFKIKSVEPIRMTTREERERILREAGYNLFQVRADDVLIDLLTDSGTNSMSAEQWAAIMRGDESYAGSRSFFEFEEVVRSITGFKHIIPTHQGRAAEKIIFTVLHREGAVYLGNTHFDTTRANIEFTGATAKDLPIPEALVPSVRHPFKGNIDLKRLEEELKAAGGHVRAVIMTVTNNSGGGQPVSMTNLKEARRLAHAHDAIFLLDSCRFAENAYFIKHREEGYALKSIKEIAQEMFSLADVSTMSAKKDGLANIGGFLGLHDDQFAQEARNLLILTEGFPTYGGLAGRDLSAIAQGLREVLDEDYLRYRVRSVEYLGDKLDAAGVPLILPTGGHAVYLDAGAFLDHLPRDQFPGWVLANELYLEGGVRGVEIGTVMFGKTDPKTGGQSKPPMELVRLAIPRRVYTQSHIDFLTEVILNVWERRHEFKGLRLTYEAPFLRHFTARFESL
- the rfaE1 gene encoding D-glycero-beta-D-manno-heptose-7-phosphate kinase, which codes for MNYLEIERVEELLAGFSGKKMLVLGDSMLDRYLWGEASRISPEAPVPIVETHRQTHRLGGAANVARNIAILGGEAVLVSIRGADPEGDLLLSELQSAGLSTDGIVVDPERVTTLKTRVVARHQQILRADRESREEIHGAVLETVLTAIKKAMKGVAGIIFSDYGKGFITASLLNELLPKWREKGIPICVDPKERHFMAYRRVTVIKPNQLEAGTVYGRRISNLQTLEEVGLGLFRHLQPEAILITRGEDGMSLFTKDDRVQHFPTVGKEVFDVTGAGDTVIASLAISLAAGATLPEAVVISNHAAGRVIREVGTAVVRREEILRSFNNRLAGKGTESG
- the rfaE2 gene encoding D-glycero-beta-D-manno-heptose 1-phosphate adenylyltransferase; this encodes MDWDEAAAWARGIRDQNLTLVFTNGCFDLLHLGHIHLLERAASFGDRLIVGLNTDASVRRLKGPQRPLTAERDRARILIALRPVDGVVLFDEDTPLKLIQTLRPAVLVKGGDYRPETVVGRDDVVGWGGRVEIVPTLEGYSTTRLSGAGWKENEGNSPS
- a CDS encoding cyclic 2,3-diphosphoglycerate synthase produces the protein MGAGGRDFHNFNAVYRNDSETEIVAITATQIPYISGRTYPPSLAGPNYPEGIPIIEEEDLPELLDKEQIDEVVFAYSDVSNQTIMTKAHQILAMGPDFKLMGPKATMLPSTKPVIAVVAVRTGCGKSPVSRQVTAHLKSRGVRTVAIRHPMPYGDLEKQGVQRFATLDDLVKHACTIEEMEEYEPHIENGTIVMAGVDYGLILKAAEKEADVVLWDGGNNDLSFYKPDLTICVVDPLRPGHETAYYPGHTNFILADVIVINKVDAACLENVQALHAAIQKWNPTATVVEMASPLTVEDPKMITGKRVLCVEDGPTLTHGEMKIGAGVVAAMKFGAAEIVDPRPYLVGELQKTFDKYPGIGCLLPAMGYGEGQVKDLETTINAVDCDVVLAATPVDIRRILKINKPALRVRYEAQSIGQPDLAGILDEFLSKAGVR
- the sucC gene encoding ADP-forming succinate--CoA ligase subunit beta, whose product is MNLHEYQAKEIFSKFGITVKGGELVRSPEEAAAAAERMGGMVVVKAQVHSGGRGKAGGIKLAKTPKEARAAAAAILGLDIRGHEVKKVFVTPAADIDHEYYLGIVLDRAKGLPLIMVSREGGVDIETVAKERPDQLKKFHFHPSVGLRSYDARWLAGGIESDPAGRKSIAAILTKLAKCYVDCDASLTEINPLVRLKDGSFLALDAKMTLDDSGLFKHPDLAELRDMDEEDKDEDRARRDGLSFIRLEGNIGCIVNGAGLAMATMDLVKHFGGEPANFLDIGGSSNPDKVVTALDIITKDPSVKVILFNIFGGITRCDDVAKGLAKALEIKPVALPIVIRLTGTNEAEAREFLKKVSGVEAQGTMEDAVRRAVELTNAGGGAQR
- the sucD gene encoding succinate--CoA ligase subunit alpha, with the protein product MSILIDKSTKVVVQGITGRDGSFHAKAMKAYGTHVVAGVTPGKGGQSLDGIPVFETVREAVEQTGANASGIFVPPGFAPDAVREAIDAGIKLVVVVTEGVPALEMCAVHEEVRAKGARVVGPNSPGLISPGKCKLGIMPAEIHRPGPVGVVSRSGTLTYEMVDQLTKSGLGQTTCLGIGGDPVIGTTFMDALMMFKDDPETKGVVLLGEIGGTAEEEAAVYIKEKLGKPVVAFIAGQTAPPGRRMGHAGAIISGGSGTAAEKIKALETAGIRVARLPSEIGPLMKKALRI